From Chitinophagales bacterium, a single genomic window includes:
- a CDS encoding helicase, which produces MSKISVYKNVRDNSGFAVWDIADFLFLVRHELSPEVAQYRRGERDKKDIPAVTVSGVFEPTRRKENLKHHSGFIAVDIDNNTEVAETLRADKYTYALFKSVSGKGLCVIVRLPAGIETAEEHEAYARALFEYYYKLYSIEVDESCKDVTRLRILSHDRDLYLNEKAQVFEAKKEIECPRVVNNDPLPLGDSDIERIERLVRLIEEKEIDICDSYDDWMRLSFAFQRVPNGRDFFERISYIRGKVKPDTQAADPRKVELQFERAARYAPKSDIGTFFYLCKRRGLYVGRGKKNNKNEKMNAEELGYDLSNAGDFVEYTVRLNSERFYFDTLRQTLFIDNKEADEVAINSVWNEIRRLYPKKKLDKSIVTNILYSNVVRQVDPLAELLDELPEPGDYGMIKQLAASLKTKYDIPVELYLRKFLVGIIGGMKARRDSPGTPCAQFTPVLVGGPGLGKTYFCQNLLPDSFKEFVAEIALTGKPTDDYPVMFNNLLVVIDEWDSVKRVPAPYFRNLITMKDKTVRLSYRRDPLTYIRRASIIGTSNHIDLIPDPQNNRRIVPIEVVDIDHDLYNSVDKTLLLAEAMYWYNQGEVAQISSDDLAVFNTADSPYASLNDVEIIVKEHVMPSAEFIYTATEIAALIKEKYNLQVSPRKVSSVLKTYGYEYTEARINTVKKKGFRVELL; this is translated from the coding sequence ATGAGTAAAATATCAGTTTATAAGAACGTTCGTGACAACAGCGGTTTTGCCGTTTGGGATATAGCCGACTTCCTCTTTCTTGTAAGACACGAGTTAAGCCCCGAAGTTGCTCAATACCGACGCGGCGAACGGGACAAGAAAGATATCCCTGCTGTGACAGTGAGCGGTGTTTTTGAACCGACGCGCCGGAAAGAGAATTTAAAGCACCACAGCGGCTTTATAGCCGTTGACATAGACAACAATACAGAGGTAGCCGAAACCCTGCGGGCTGACAAGTACACTTATGCGCTATTTAAGAGCGTGAGCGGCAAGGGGCTTTGTGTGATTGTACGCCTACCGGCAGGGATTGAGACAGCCGAGGAGCATGAAGCCTACGCCCGCGCCCTTTTCGAATATTACTATAAGCTGTATAGCATCGAGGTCGACGAGAGCTGCAAGGACGTGACCCGCCTGCGTATCCTGAGCCACGACCGAGACTTATATTTGAATGAAAAAGCGCAGGTATTTGAAGCTAAGAAAGAGATAGAATGCCCGCGGGTTGTGAATAACGACCCGCTACCGCTTGGCGACAGTGATATTGAGCGAATAGAGCGCCTTGTGCGTTTGATAGAAGAGAAAGAGATTGATATTTGCGACAGTTACGATGACTGGATGCGCCTCTCTTTCGCATTCCAGCGCGTGCCTAACGGACGTGACTTTTTCGAACGGATTTCATATATTAGAGGTAAAGTAAAGCCCGATACGCAGGCGGCAGACCCTCGCAAGGTGGAGTTACAGTTCGAAAGAGCTGCGAGGTACGCACCAAAAAGCGACATAGGCACATTTTTCTATCTTTGCAAGCGCAGGGGGCTTTATGTAGGGAGAGGTAAAAAAAACAATAAAAATGAGAAAATGAATGCGGAAGAGCTGGGGTATGACCTGAGTAATGCCGGCGACTTTGTGGAGTACACGGTGCGGTTGAACTCAGAGCGGTTTTATTTCGATACTCTACGTCAAACGCTTTTTATAGACAACAAGGAGGCGGACGAGGTGGCGATAAATTCAGTATGGAACGAGATACGGCGCTTGTATCCGAAAAAGAAACTTGACAAGAGTATAGTAACAAACATACTTTACTCGAATGTTGTCAGGCAGGTTGACCCGCTCGCCGAGCTCCTGGACGAGCTGCCGGAGCCGGGCGATTACGGGATGATAAAACAACTCGCGGCGTCGCTAAAAACGAAATACGACATACCTGTAGAGTTGTATCTTCGCAAATTCCTTGTCGGCATCATCGGGGGCATGAAAGCACGGCGGGACAGTCCTGGCACCCCCTGCGCGCAGTTTACGCCGGTGCTGGTCGGGGGCCCCGGATTGGGCAAAACGTATTTTTGTCAAAACCTATTGCCCGACTCTTTCAAGGAATTTGTAGCCGAGATAGCGTTGACCGGCAAACCCACAGACGATTATCCCGTGATGTTCAATAATTTGCTGGTGGTCATCGACGAGTGGGACAGCGTAAAGCGTGTACCCGCCCCCTACTTCCGAAATTTGATTACAATGAAAGACAAGACCGTGCGCTTGTCCTATCGTCGTGACCCCCTGACCTACATACGCCGGGCGAGCATCATAGGGACAAGTAACCACATCGACCTCATCCCCGACCCGCAAAACAACCGCCGTATTGTACCTATCGAGGTGGTGGACATCGACCATGATTTGTACAATTCTGTTGACAAAACGCTGTTGCTTGCGGAAGCGATGTATTGGTATAATCAAGGTGAAGTGGCTCAAATAAGTTCAGACGATTTAGCAGTATTTAACACAGCCGACAGCCCGTACGCATCTCTGAACGACGTTGAAATAATAGTCAAGGAGCATGTAATGCCCTCCGCCGAATTCATATATACTGCTACCGAGATAGCGGCGCTAATCAAGGAAAAGTACAATTTACAAGTAAGCCCGCGCAAGGTTTCGTCTGTATTGAAGACATACGGCTATGAATACACAGAAGCACGTATAAACACAGTGAAAAAGAAAGGATTCAGGGTAGAGTTACTATGA